The Montipora foliosa isolate CH-2021 chromosome 1, ASM3666993v2, whole genome shotgun sequence genome has a window encoding:
- the LOC137975425 gene encoding DNA replication complex GINS protein PSF2-like produces the protein MDPSEVEFIAEKEKISILTNFSEKRIYLIGGDIGPFNASIPTDVPLWVAIFLKQRRKCRIQAPSWMDVEKLQELKEKEKEAEYFTKMPSKHYMEIASLLLSSAADDIPHADEVRTLVKDIWDLRIAKLRKSIDIMVSQQEVYARLDDLSLMEINMIRPFLTQALDHMHNLRCHVAENPSNA, from the exons ATGGATCCTTCAGAGGTGGAATTCATcgctgaaaaggaaaaaatatcaATCCTTACAAACTTCTCTGAGAAAAGGATTTATTTGATTGGG GGAGATATAGGGCCCTTCAATGCATCAATACCAACGGACGTTCCTCTTTGGGTGGCAATATTTTTGAAACAGAGAAGGAAGTGTAGAATTCAGGCTCCTAGCTGGATGGATGTCG AAAAACTACAGGAactgaaagagaaagagaaagaagcaGAATATTTTACAAAAATGCCTTCCAAACACTACATGGAGATTGCTTCTCTTCTACTCAGCAG TGCAGCTGATGACATTCCCCATGCAGATGAGGTACGCACATTGGTAAAAGATATCTGGGACTTGAGGATAGCTAAGCTACGAAAATCCATTGACATCATGGTCAGCCAGCAAGAAGTCTACGCTCGG CTTGATGATCTATCGCTGATGGAAATAAACATGATTCGTCCTTTTCTCACACAAGCCCTTGATCACATGCACAATTTGAGGTGCCATGTTGCTGAAAATCCGAGTAACGCATGA